The sequence below is a genomic window from Lolium perenne isolate Kyuss_39 chromosome 4, Kyuss_2.0, whole genome shotgun sequence.
CAAAATATTTGTTCAGAAATTaaaaagtgatagatatgcctctgAAAGTTCAAAAGTTAATACTCTAAATTCACAGGTTCCGCTGCATATAGTAAAAGGAGCATTTTATATGCAAAAGTGATTATTAAATTTTGAAAGTGTGATTAAAAGTAATTATTGTGGCAATTATGGTTATGTTATTTTTGGACCAATGTAATTAATGACATGACCATGGTTTTGTTGCAATAATAAGATGTGCATTTATCTCTATTTCTGCCCAACGTTGATATAGTTTTATTTGCATTAACAGTTGCATGTCTTAATTCAGACCAACGTTGGATTATAATATGCAATTGTACTGTTGTCACTTCTTTGTGGTTTTCAGGAGAGTTCTATTTGATGAgctgcatcaaggatgttcccACCCTAAGAGGGGATAACTACACAGAGTGGAGGAAGAAGGTGGATTTCGGCTTCGTATGTGCTGAGGTGGACTGGGTGCTTGAAACACCGCAACCCACAAAGCCTGTTGACCCCGTCAGAGATGACAAGGATGATGATGAGGCATGGGACAAAAATAAAAGAGACCATGCTCCTATGGAGATAGCCTACACCTTAAAGAACAAAAAGTGGCAGACTGCCAATAAAAAGTGCATGGCATTTATAAAGAACACAATTGAGAACGCCATCATGGGCTCAATTGCAGAGTGTGCTTCCATTAGGGAGTACTTGGAAACGATAAAGAGCCAGTTCACTGGTTCTTCAAAGACATATGCAACCCAGTTGCTGAAGCAGCTGGTTACAGAAAAGTACACTGGAGGTGGGCATGGCATCAGGAAGCACATCCTCAGGATGAGCAACCTGGCTGCAAAGCTGAAGCCCAGGGATGATGACCTAGAGCTGAAGCCTGCACTTCTGGTTCACTTGGTCATGGCTTCACTGCCATCACAGTTTGACAACTTTGTTGTCAATTACAACATGAACCCTGAAAAATGGGACATTGAAATGACCATTGCTATGTGTGTGCAAGAGGAGGATAGGCTCAAGGCACAAAATGGAGGTTCTATAAATTATGTGAAGGACAACAAGAAAAGAACCTTCACACAAAGCAACAAGGGCTCTCCTTCAAAGCCATATGCAAAAGGTTCAATGCCGCATCATCAGAAGTTCTAGCATAGGCCAATGGCAGTGGACAAAGATCAATGTCTTCACTGTGAGAAGACTGGGCACTACAAGAAAGACTTCCTTGATTGGCTGAAAGAATTAATGGCAAAGAGAGGTAACAATTTAGTTTCCTTTGTAAATGAATCCCTGTATACACAGTTTTCGAAATCTACTTGGTGGATTGACTCAGGTGCAATTGTTCATGTTGCAAATTCTTTACAGGGATTCCATTCAATACAGGACTACGAAAAGAAGCAAAAGATGCGTTGGAGTCGCGAATGGAATTCAAGAAGTTGAAGCTTTTGGCGACGTCCACTTGGAGCTAGCTGATGGCTTAACTATTCCGCTTAAAGATGTCTTATTTGttctgataaggggtggcccgatcttctcagtaagcaacggtggtgatgatgatcacgggatgaacacagcggatgaacacgacgatgtaggggatgataacttgtatgacgcaacgagatctctcgattggtccctgtcgccaatgcaacagctctcaaccctgcaagatattcgcaactccacacactagcgcacgtagccgccgaccacgaagcggttgcaatctactaattcccaatggaacaacaaatCACACAAGACATTCAGGGATTccacaccaaatcaatgcaattggatgtagagattcaatagagttgc
It includes:
- the LOC127297178 gene encoding uncharacterized protein, whose translation is MSMSEGSSSKGEGEFYLMSCIKDVPTLRGDNYTEWRKKVDFGFVCAEVDWVLETPQPTKPVDPVRDDKDDDEAWDKNKRDHAPMEIAYTLKNKKWQTANKKCMAFIKNTIENAIMGSIAECASIREYLETIKSQFTGSSKTYATQLLKQLVTEKYTGGGHGIRKHILRMSNLAAKLKPRDDDLELKPALLVHLVMASLPSQFDNFVVNYNMNPEKWDIEMTIAMCVQEEDRLKAQNGGSINYVKDNKKRTFTQSNKGSPSKPYAKGSMPHHQKF